AAGAAGAATAATTTGTTATTTAGCATAATATGTGATGTGTGTGTGTGCCACACATTATGATTTTCAAACTAGTCTTTAGGATGATTATCATACCGTATCaaaaaatttatgttatatATCGTAACGAACATTATGATATTAATGATGTTTATATCGATATTGTACTAAAAATTTCTGCACCGAAATTTTTTGTATGTATAATTAGCATATCGATTATGTTGAAATGTTGTGATATACCGAGATTTCGGTATGATATCGGTATATGTTGTTTCATACCGgaaaaatacattattttttttatattaactttatgatttaaaaatattatatattttttaatttatagatATTATTTCGGTATTTTAGTATataccaaaaaaaatttaaattttatattgttATCATACCAAAAAATTCGATATCGATATCATATTGTACCGAAAATTTCAATACaccataaattttttaaatgatatttttttgaTACGACATCGGTATACCATACCATACACAATAAAACATGCCATATGTGACCCTCAGGCAAGTGCTGTCAAGGGAtgctaataaaataaaaatcggtGTTATACATTAGCATCGCCATATTTTCTCAAGCATTCTTCATAAAATCCAGACCTGGTTCACAAATATGGTGATAATACTATAAGTTAGATTTTATATAATTGGTGTTGAATTATTTCATTCTACGCAGTGACTTTTGGATATTACCAGTATCAAGTGATATTGGCAATTAcattatttacatgtttgtttctttttattaaaataaaattattttacttttgcttttttttttaaaaaaaaataataatatatctgATTAATGATCACCACCAAGTACATTTTTGAACGAGATAGACTGTCACAATAATAATATCACCAGGTGTTGATAATTAAGGTTGTGTTTGTTACGTTGACATGCTATAGTGTAGAGCAAGTACCAGCCAAATGGACCTTAACCAAACCAAAAAACCAAATCAAACCGTTAGTTTTATTGGTTTTTAGTTGATAAATGTTtggatttgttttaaaactaaccaaaccaaaaaaaaattagtttggTTTAAAATTAGTTTAAAATTCATCTAAACCAAactaattatataaaaatattattttttgaaaaaatatattatatttagttTATATTAAATCATTGGTTGAATGTTACATTAATAATGAATGTTTCTTGTATAAATTTTAGACTTACAATTGTTTTATTCAGCTGACCATTTTTATGtgtgaaaatatatatacactcaATGCTTAGGTTGCAATATACaagttttaattttaattttaatcttTTAACCCATCAATCATCAAActtataaattttgtatttcAGAATTTATATCTTGTATGCAAATTTTGTAATATCAGTATCATATATTTACATCCAtcagtattttttttttctcaaaaaatCCTTCTCAATTTCAATTATAACAAGTGGGGAATGTTGGGGTGAACCAGAAAAGTTTGggtattaaatgatttaatatcaACATGAATATCGATATTTGCCTTTCTATAATAACTAGTTTAgcatcaaaatattttatttgaaaaaaaaaaatcaaagttgAAAATCGATCAACAAACCATACCAAACCAAGCCGATATTCAGGTTTGGTTTTTAGTTATTAATGGATTGATTTTGTTTGCAAAATCgatatgagtgagtctcatgtgagaccgtctcacggatcttaatctgtgagacgggtcaactctacccatattcacaataaaaagttatactcttagcataaaaagtaataccttttaatggatgacccaaataaatatccgtctcacaaaatacgacccgtgagaccgtctcacacaagtttttgccaatcgatataatttatttgattcaaatatttattaaaaaaagaatCAATCCGCAGTTATCACCCCTACTACATTGTAGGGCCAACAAGGCTGCTACACAAATAAAAGAATGAACAATGTCACTCAAGGGATACTTGATACGCCCTCATATAATCTATCTAAACAAATAAAAGAGATTCCAACATCCTAAAACTAATCAATATTATATCTAGAGGGTCTACatgaaattgaatttttttcctACAAAATGAATCATTACTGCAATTATAAGATATAATCACAGTCGATTCTGCCGAGGCTATATTAACAACACAGGGATGCAAAAAACATACTAAACTTTGTACAAACATGTATGCTCTCAATTGTTTCGCGTTACCTTAGGTCGCGACTTCATGCTGGCTCTCCGAGCCACATCCCATGCCTTCTGTGGCACAAAAACTCCTGCCTGTGATGCGAAAAAAGACTCATAACCTGGTGAATCGAAAGCAAAGCCAGTGTGCTTCGACTTCTGACTCGGGAGCTGCATCAGAGCATAGCTACGTGCCTCATCTTGAGTAAGATTGTCGTTTCCTATTTCGAGTAATCCTATCCTGCTACCATCAGTTTCATTCCTGTGAATTTCTTGGACGATTTGATAATCGTAGGGAAAGAACCATCTTTGAGCCCTGAAGCAAGTTTAATCACAGAAGACTTGAGAGTAAATAATGCATGAAAACAGATAATGCTCCAAAGCTGCAAGTTACTAGTAAAACGTACCCCATGTATACGAAGTCGCAAAATAGCGCGGACATAGGGACGAGAATCAGAGTGAGGTAGAAATAAATGGTACTCATTAGGACATAAATCACGAAATAGATATTCTCCTGCAGTAAATAACAAAATTTGAAAAGGAGTTGCCACCAAGTACGTAACAAGTGGCTGAAATAATAGTGAGAGATCTTACTTGTGCTTTAGGTAAGACAACGCCCGAGTAAATGAAGACAAAAATGAACCACGCTAATATGCTTCCTCCAACACTGATGTGGTGCCATTTAGTAATTGTGTTACACATCATTAGGAGGCGCAAGTTGACAGTCACGACAACACAAGTAAATGCCATTGTGCTGACGTCCCACAAGCCAAACATCTTGCCAGCTGAATTCATAGCACGATTACTTGAAGCAACGACAAAGTAATAGAAAACTAATGATTGATAGATTGCGAAAAAGGCCCATGTTGCCACAACCCTCCATTTGAAGAAAGTATTCCTTATTCCTTCCTTGTATAACTCAGGATATTTCTTGGATAGAGAACAATTAACATCCTGGAAGAAACGATTAACAAAAAATGTGAAACTAGCAAAATATATTATGCAACAGAAGCTCAGCCAGTTCTCAACACAAAAATTTAAGCTTATGTGATAATCAAACAGAGACGCAATAATAAATCTGTGCATTTCAGTACCTTATCGAAAAGCCCAAGAATGATCACAGGTAGGGCAGTGAATATTACGTTGTACAAAGATTGAAACCAATCATCATAAAACCTCTGGCCAGAAAATCCAGTCCGGAAAGTGAACCAAAATTGAGTGAAAGTAAACATCAGGTTCTTGTAGAAGAAGTAAGTCACAACCTGCAAAAAATTTAGAAGCTGTCAAAAATAGGACTTTAGAACACCGCAACTGGCATAAAACTGTAGAGCGTCGAACCTTgcatattctgagatatgaccaCCGCCCATGCACAAGGAGTAATTCGGTGAGGAAGCGAAACTGTGCAATGGCAAAATCACTTGCCATCACGGCTTGCATCCCCTCTTGCCCACTTATTCCAACACCAACATGAGCTGCTTGAATCATGCTAACATCGTTAGCACCATCACCAATACTAAGGGTAATCTTCTTTGCACCCTTCTTAACTAAACTTGTCACCTAAAAGCAGAAAATTGATAAGTCAGCCCTACAAATTATGAAGCACTTCACAAAATCAAGTAGCTTATGTGATAAAAAAGCAgtgatgatgttttgatggtGAATTTGACCTAAAGATTATTTGCAGTAGCATTCATTTGTTAGTTCAGTAAAGCTATGAATCAACAATTCCTTGACTATATATTCATCAATTTCTTTATGGGCTTATGATCCATTTGATGACAGTTTTCCATGTGCAACTGCATATGCATTTATAAAGAGAAAAAGTTCTCTTGTTCTGCCCATTTTCATTATAGGCTATCTATCTAAAGACATAACAGACAACACATGATTCAATCAGAAAACAACATAAACTTTGACGGACTATGCCGGATTGAACTTTCATGTTCTGCTGTAAAGATGCTCGATAGTCCAAAACAgataaagaaaaagaaatctAGTTGCTATGCTCCCATGCCTTGGGTAACTTCCAGGAATAAGGTTATTTTGCAAGAGAAGGCAAACACCGAACTGCAAAGCGACCAGTTTAGCTGAGGATGCCACTAATTTATAAAGGATGACGCAGGATGGTAGATGCTTAAAGCAACTGTAAAATGCACTTAACCAGAATCTTTTCTATCTCAGATATACAAGGAATGAGCAACTTGTCTAAACTTTTGAGACAATTTCTGGGCACTAAAATGacgggaatattgatattatttactCTCGGAACAGATTTGGATGCCTGTTTGGAACAGTAAATATAATCTATTCAGGTATCATGATGACTGCGGATGATAGCAAACAAATTTCAGAACTAATGACAAGATTTTCTTATCAAAGGGTTGTAGAGATAGTATACTCTCAGTCAGCATATATAGATGTAAAACTATCATTTATCTAACTTTATACAAGTAGAAATAAAAGTAGATCATAATGATATTTAGAAACTTTACCTGTGCCTTCTGGAGTGGAGAAACTCGGCAGCAAACTACAGCGCTGCAATTTAAGCTCAAATTAAGGAGCATTACTCGTAAACTAGGGTCCAGTGCATACATCAAACACTTTCCATCAATCACAAGTGCCAATTTTGATCCAGGTGCAGAATGAAGATACTGTTGAGCTTCTTCATGATATGTTCTCAGGTCATTTTTCACTGTCTCTTTAATTACACGAGCAAGTTCAACTTGATCACCCTGATAAAATATTCAGGAATTAGAAGTTAAAATGAGTTCTGGTTTCGCATGGGAAAGTGATGTCAGCGTGTTACTTACCATGTCCTCAATCTCTCTGATAGCATCAGTTTCTGAACTGATTATAAATTGCTTCATGCTATTATTCATTAACTTGCATGCTGCGATAAATGAAGcagaaacaaaataaattacagCAGTTATCAATTgttaaaacaaaattaaatcattaaCTTTCTTACCGTAAGCAATATTTATTGCTGTTTCCAACTTGTCTCCTGTTAGCACCCATATTTTAATTCCAGCTCGTGAGAGCGTCTCTATGCAAGCTGGTACTCCCTCTTGAAGCTTGTCTTCAATTGCCGTACATCCAATCAAAACAAGCTCCTTCTCTATTTGTTCAGCAACCTGAAACAGTTTTGCATGTTCATTATAGCAGAAGTCTAAgattttgtaattaatatcgGCAAAGCGCACAAACAAGAGTTATGACATGGATAAAAGAACAATACTAGGCTTTCCACAACCTAAAAACCAAATTAGAACCCTATACATAGAGATTAAAATCAGAGCAGTGCATGTTCAACATAGACCGGATAACAGAAGATAAAGTGAAACAAAAAACTCTGAAAATTCCAAATAAACTTCGAGCAAATACATTTCATATTACTATGAACATGAGAGTAGTCGTTTAACTTAAGTTCAGATGCCATGCCTGCGGGGTTGCCCTATAAACAGATCGCATAGAAAGATTATATGAGCACACTCAAGAAAATATGCATGAAAGTATTACAAAAAAAAAGCATACAAATGCACAcctcatccaatttcttctctCTATCTCGGAGAGCTGATTTTGCCTGAATGTATTTCTCATTCCAACTTTCATACATGCCAGAATTCAAATCTCTATAGGCCAGGCAGAGTGTACGCAATCCAGCAGCTCCAAATTGCTCCAAGTGCTCTCTGGTTGTTCTCTTCAAATCATTGTCACCAATGGCCAATCTTTCATATATTACAGTATCTGCACCCTgtaataaacataaaaaaagcTAAAATTTTAAGTCTAGTAATAAATTTTAACTAATGTACTTGTACAACTTTATTCTGTAACCTTGCAGTAGAGTACAAGTCTACCATCTGAAAAGCGGCATATGACAGACTGGCGCTTCCTTGTACTAGAACACCAAAAAGATTACTGAGTCTTAACTCGGACGTTTCATTGATCAGGttcaaaataagcatgcgaATAAGAATGTATTACCTGTTGAACTCAAGGacatttaaaatttcatatGGAACATCCTGAACCTTTCCCATCTTATCAATATGTGACTCACGAACATAAATTGTTGTTGGAGAACGCCTGAAGTTGAGACATTAAAAAGTTTCACCACATGcttttaccaaaaaaaaaaaatcaccacAAGCAATAGTCTACGCATACTACTTAAAACTTTTTTAAAACCACATACTTGAAGAAAAAGAAGCCAAAGTTCTTCGCTGCCGTAACCAAAGCAGCCTCATCAGGAGATGCGGCCTGATATCGAATCTTTTCAGGAGATTCATCACCTTCAGGAAGTACAGTATGACATATTGCAAGGCACCTGAAAAATTCCTACACAAGAGGAAAACATTTTATCAAGGATGAAATTATCACCAACCAGGAAAAGAAGCATGAGAAATTAGTGATCAATTCTATGTATGGAGCTATCATAGGAGTCTCAAACAAAAGTGACAAAAGGCACATCTGCTAAAGCAAAAAGAGAAGTGAAAGAAAAGAAATTAACAAATTAACTGCTTTTCATACCATGAAATAAGGTTAGGCATGCAGCACTAAGGAAAGAGACGGGCCCAATTTTTCAATCCTATAATGTTGTCTCAATAGTAAATCTGTGTTAAATGTACAACTAAAAAAGGTAGCCATACAATAACGAATGCTCAACATTGTCATCTTATTGCTAacgaaaaaattatttaaaaataacccAAAAAATTTTCCATTGCCATGGCTGCTTGACTAAATAGACATATGAAGTCAATGACAGAATCTACAAGTACAAAGAAATTTTCAAAGCTTCACAACAAGATCAAGTGACCACAGGGAAATGAAAACATCTGATAGAATTGGTGTATATTAGTCTCGTCTACTAGACATGGTTAGACAAGACAGTCAAGCAGCATCATGGACATATATCACATAAGAAAGAGAATATAATACCGGTTTACATTTGGTACAGTTCTGTAAAATTGTTATCATATTTAAATAACCTACTTTGCAAGACTCTGGATTAGGTTCATTCTTCCAAGCACCACGCATAAGTCGGGTATCATCAAAGTTGAATCCCTTTTCACGTGCTGAATTTGAAGGTCTCTCAACCTGAAAATCAAAGGCCTCAGTAAAACACATGTTAAGATTTAAAGgaatcttttttattttattgcagaAAGATTTACCTCAACTTTTACTCCAGTCCTTTGAGCTGTTCCCAACTCAATTTCGCTGACACCAGAACCATATACCTCTCCAGCAATTGAACATTTAAAAAACTCCATTAAGTTTCTTGTTAGGGTTCCGGTTTTGTCAGAAAATATATACTCCACCTGTCACAAAGATTTGCAAAGAGaatcaacatgtcataaatAAGACATCGGCAAGCAACAAAATCCAAGTGATCACATATTCACTAGAACACGTATCCATGAACTAGATGACATTCAGAAATTACCGCATGCGgtcaaaatgaaaattattaTGCCACTAACCAAAATCTTAAAAAGAAAGGAAAACAATGCAAAACTTTACCTGCCCAAGTTCTTCATTCAAATTGGATGTCCGTGCCAAAGCAGGGGTATTGCTTTCAGCGTGGTACATGTGTAAGTCATTGTTAATAAATTGAGTGGACTGAATAAATTTAATCATCTGAAATAAACAAAAGCTTGTCGGTGAATCACGACAACATAAACTCAGTGAAAGCAGAAGAGAATAGATCACAGTTAAATTTACCTCAACAGAAACATATAGAGAGATGGGAATGATTGGTGAATAGAGAGTTATGAGGGTAAAAAAAGTCAAGACAGCAACCTATAGAACATTAAAAAGCAAATGTGAGTTAGAGAAAGAAGTTGGAACTGAAAGTATAAACTAATACCATAAACACGACCATGAAAGAAAGGTGATCCCACTCTTTACCACAAATTTATTGCCAGGATCAAACTGTTTTTCTGAGCTGTCAAACCGCAAATAGTAGTACTTCTGATCTATGAACACACCACTACACAAATGACGAAAATAGTTAAGTATAGCAttgaacttcaaagaaatgaatACAGACTGCGTTGCAGAAATTTTAAGAGTGAAACATGATAGACAACAGGTCAAACCTGCCTATAGCACCCAAAAGACACATGCAGAAGAGAACACTAAACAGAGTAAGTATAAGCTTGTCAAGTTTCTTCTCTAGTGTGCTTCGTTTGGAAGGAATTTTCATGGAGTTCATCATAACCTGCATTTGCACCAAAGACACCACTGAAATGCAGAAACAAGTAACTGGTAGAATAGGAAAATGGAACTCAAAGATCATaattagatatatatataaatacataaatattgAGACATGACATATGACACTTGATTATTTCATTAATTGGAATGAAAAATTATCAAATATCAGCAACTAAACGAAACCCTCCAATGATGAGAGTAACAAATGGCTAATATATACATCCTTCACTGGTAACTGTCAGACTGCTCAACTAGAAAAGGAAAAACCAAACAATGGACAAAACTTGAATAAAGTATGAAAtgtaaattaaaaacaaaataatggaCAAAACTTGAATAAAACAGGAAAAGTACCTTTGTCTCATGCCCTGTAAAAATAACTGTGCCAACAATGTACTCAGTGTTCCTCAAGTTACAGCCCTGAAACAAGGAAAGatagattaaattaaaatataatgcaACTACATAGAAAGTAGCCAGCAATTAACCGCatagaaaatgaaaattatAATTGGTATTTTCAAGGAATTGTTCCAACTTCAATCTGTATTAAGACAAATCTTTTGTCATCAATCATTGGACTGTCGTAGAAAATTTATGCAATAAGAGAATGCAGCTAGCAACTTTATCAGATTTGTAGAcacataataaaataaagataGCGTTGAATCAATTGAAAACAGATGATGCAAAAGATGGCAATTCCATACCCGTAACAGAAGTTGATTTGGACTGAGCGGCAAGGTTTGTTTGTCAAGGATCAAGTTGCCAGTAAAGGTGTACAACGAATTGTTTGGTTGCTCACATTGTACCTCACCTGCATTTAACAGgcacatttcatcaaatataaacatgcaacaaaaTTTTTAGCCAGTCGGTTACAATCATTTTGATGCACATCAATCCCATAATGAAGACTATTTACAAAGCATCACAAATCAATGAGGTTGTATATGAACGCAAAAATAGTCATTCAGAAATTTTTCGGTCAACAATATGGCAGATGACATGACATTTATGCATGTTATCATGTGTTGTATCCTTATACTGAAAGTAAAACCTTTAAATTCAGCCACTTTCTCCGGTGTCACATAGTCCCAAGTCTTTTCTGACGCTTTCCTTATCTTCAAGTTAGTTTCCCCATCGAGATTTGCAGTCTGCAAAACAACCGAAGATAGTTGATAAATGATGTGGAAAGACTAATGATACATAATTTTATTCTATTCTCAAAAGAGAAGAAACAGTACACCACCACGAACACAAAGAGAGCAAACCTCAATGTAGCAGACACCATCAGGGTTTGTGCTAGCAAGGAACAATAGATCAGCTGGGAAATATCCATCTTGTTTCACCTTGAACCACAAAAACAGTCTAACTTTCAGGCAAAAATCAATGAAAAATAGTTAATCTGAGTGAATTTGATAGACCGATTCAGAATAGATGAATTTAAAACGGATTATCACTAGGGTTATTTCtttcctaaaaattttaaaggtCATGAACATACATCATCCAACCAGAATAAGAAGCAACAGTCAAGAGACATAATTGTGATTGGAagccaattaaaaaaaaattatcatcaATCAGATTGAGATGTGTCATCTATTCACTGCAGGTTGAAAAACTAACGAAGGATATGCTTAGATTCATTTTCAGAGATACTTTAGCTCTGAAAATGAAACAAAGATtactatttttcattttttattccAAAATTGTAACTTCATCTCATTTTCACAACTACCAACATGGTTTTTACTTTTAATTTAACTTTTTCATCACTCATAAAAAATTCATAAGTATTGAATTACATCATATTCCTAGTTTAGAAACTCCATACaccactaaaaaaaattaaacatataaaaatagTAACTAACCCAACTAATTTGTTGACATACCATctacattaaaaatatttttctttagaaaaagaaaagaaaacgaaATGTTCCACCAaattcaacaacataatttCCAAATTCACATTTCCATAGACCGTCTTCCAAAATGCCAAAATGAAACCCCAAGTATAAATATAAATGTTTTCCCGTACCTATGACTAAAGCTCTCATGATCAAACCTCCTATGAAAGTTAAGCAGACTCATACGCACAAACATTGTGTTGACTAGTTTTCAAGATCCCTAAAAGTCTTTAGGGCTATAATAGTGGTACCATAGTAATTAACCAATTATTTGACCTGGTGTGTAGTCAAATGCACAAACAGTTCCACACCAGAAACCCCCTTACATTTCTCTAAATATTGCTGCTAACTAAAGGCCCCAGTGTATCATAATCTCCTCGTTACCTGCAGAGAAATAGAGCAATAACTTCTGTAGTTCTACTATCAAACATGAGTAAGCCGGGAATTTATACCAACTCACTACCAAGAGCAGAGAAATGAACATATGAAGCTACTTAAAACATCAGAACCTTAATGGTTTAGCACAAACAGTTA
This genomic interval from Primulina eburnea isolate SZY01 chromosome 16, ASM2296580v1, whole genome shotgun sequence contains the following:
- the LOC140815887 gene encoding phospholipid-transporting ATPase 3-like isoform X1, whose amino-acid sequence is MHSVRFDQTNCRDKMAGWRGSKLDGGRGDGSPTENGVSSSRTVRLGKVQPQAPGHRMVFCNDRDANILAHFKGNSVSTTKYDVFTFLPKGLFEQFRRVANLYFLMISILSCTPISPVSPITNVLPLTLVLLVSLIKEAWEDWKRFQNDMAINNSSIEVLQDQKWISIPWKKLQVGDIVKVKQDGYFPADLLFLASTNPDGVCYIETANLDGETNLKIRKASEKTWDYVTPEKVAEFKGEVQCEQPNNSLYTFTGNLILDKQTLPLSPNQLLLRGCNLRNTEYIVGTVIFTGHETKVMMNSMKIPSKRSTLEKKLDKLILTLFSVLFCMCLLGAIGSGVFIDQKYYYLRFDSSEKQFDPGNKFVVAVLTFFTLITLYSPIIPISLYVSVEMIKFIQSTQFINNDLHMYHAESNTPALARTSNLNEELGQVEYIFSDKTGTLTRNLMEFFKCSIAGEVYGSGVSEIELGTAQRTGVKVEVERPSNSAREKGFNFDDTRLMRGAWKNEPNPESCKEFFRCLAICHTVLPEGDESPEKIRYQAASPDEAALVTAAKNFGFFFFKRSPTTIYVRESHIDKMGKVQDVPYEILNVLEFNSTRKRQSVICRFSDGRLVLYCKGADTVIYERLAIGDNDLKRTTREHLEQFGAAGLRTLCLAYRDLNSGMYESWNEKYIQAKSALRDREKKLDEVAEQIEKELVLIGCTAIEDKLQEGVPACIETLSRAGIKIWVLTGDKLETAINIAYACKLMNNSMKQFIISSETDAIREIEDMGDQVELARVIKETVKNDLRTYHEEAQQYLHSAPGSKLALVIDGKCLMYALDPSLRVMLLNLSLNCSAVVCCRVSPLQKAQVTSLVKKGAKKITLSIGDGANDVSMIQAAHVGVGISGQEGMQAVMASDFAIAQFRFLTELLLVHGRWSYLRICKVVTYFFYKNLMFTFTQFWFTFRTGFSGQRFYDDWFQSLYNVIFTALPVIILGLFDKDVNCSLSKKYPELYKEGIRNTFFKWRVVATWAFFAIYQSLVFYYFVVASSNRAMNSAGKMFGLWDVSTMAFTCVVVTVNLRLLMMCNTITKWHHISVGGSILAWFIFVFIYSGVVLPKAQENIYFVIYVLMSTIYFYLTLILVPMSALFCDFVYMGAQRWFFPYDYQIVQEIHRNETDGSRIGLLEIGNDNLTQDEARSYALMQLPSQKSKHTGFAFDSPGYESFFASQAGVFVPQKAWDVARRASMKSRPKVTRNN
- the LOC140815887 gene encoding phospholipid-transporting ATPase 3-like isoform X2, producing the protein MGLRRRTVSRRLVRFDLARFSRRRQAIEWFSATIVMQISSLISREILCQLRSMMSLRFYQRDFLSRRVANLYFLMISILSCTPISPVSPITNVLPLTLVLLVSLIKEAWEDWKRFQNDMAINNSSIEVLQDQKWISIPWKKLQVGDIVKVKQDGYFPADLLFLASTNPDGVCYIETANLDGETNLKIRKASEKTWDYVTPEKVAEFKGEVQCEQPNNSLYTFTGNLILDKQTLPLSPNQLLLRGCNLRNTEYIVGTVIFTGHETKVMMNSMKIPSKRSTLEKKLDKLILTLFSVLFCMCLLGAIGSGVFIDQKYYYLRFDSSEKQFDPGNKFVVAVLTFFTLITLYSPIIPISLYVSVEMIKFIQSTQFINNDLHMYHAESNTPALARTSNLNEELGQVEYIFSDKTGTLTRNLMEFFKCSIAGEVYGSGVSEIELGTAQRTGVKVEVERPSNSAREKGFNFDDTRLMRGAWKNEPNPESCKEFFRCLAICHTVLPEGDESPEKIRYQAASPDEAALVTAAKNFGFFFFKRSPTTIYVRESHIDKMGKVQDVPYEILNVLEFNSTRKRQSVICRFSDGRLVLYCKGADTVIYERLAIGDNDLKRTTREHLEQFGAAGLRTLCLAYRDLNSGMYESWNEKYIQAKSALRDREKKLDEVAEQIEKELVLIGCTAIEDKLQEGVPACIETLSRAGIKIWVLTGDKLETAINIAYACKLMNNSMKQFIISSETDAIREIEDMGDQVELARVIKETVKNDLRTYHEEAQQYLHSAPGSKLALVIDGKCLMYALDPSLRVMLLNLSLNCSAVVCCRVSPLQKAQVTSLVKKGAKKITLSIGDGANDVSMIQAAHVGVGISGQEGMQAVMASDFAIAQFRFLTELLLVHGRWSYLRICKVVTYFFYKNLMFTFTQFWFTFRTGFSGQRFYDDWFQSLYNVIFTALPVIILGLFDKDVNCSLSKKYPELYKEGIRNTFFKWRVVATWAFFAIYQSLVFYYFVVASSNRAMNSAGKMFGLWDVSTMAFTCVVVTVNLRLLMMCNTITKWHHISVGGSILAWFIFVFIYSGVVLPKAQENIYFVIYVLMSTIYFYLTLILVPMSALFCDFVYMGAQRWFFPYDYQIVQEIHRNETDGSRIGLLEIGNDNLTQDEARSYALMQLPSQKSKHTGFAFDSPGYESFFASQAGVFVPQKAWDVARRASMKSRPKVTRNN